The Xanthomonas sontii genome contains a region encoding:
- the pyrE gene encoding orotate phosphoribosyltransferase — MTDYRHRFLQLALDVEALRFGEFTLKSGRLSPYFFNAGRFDSGASMARLAACYADAADAAGLDFDLLFGPAYKGIPLATAVACEYARRGRDLPLAFNRKEAKAHGEGGSLIGAPLAGRRVLIVDDVITAGTAIREALGIIRAAGGEPAAILVALDRQEIAAEDDRRSAAQAVAAEAGVPVVSVAHLGDLLAFIDGNADLVGFREPLLAYRARYGCASSG, encoded by the coding sequence ATGACCGACTACCGGCACCGTTTCCTGCAACTGGCCCTGGACGTGGAGGCGCTGCGCTTCGGCGAGTTCACGCTGAAGTCCGGGCGCCTCAGTCCGTATTTCTTCAACGCCGGGCGCTTCGACTCCGGCGCCAGCATGGCGCGGCTGGCGGCGTGCTACGCCGATGCGGCCGACGCCGCCGGGCTCGACTTCGATCTGCTGTTCGGCCCGGCCTACAAGGGCATTCCGCTGGCGACGGCGGTGGCCTGCGAGTACGCGCGGCGCGGGCGCGATTTGCCGCTGGCGTTCAACCGCAAGGAAGCCAAGGCGCACGGCGAAGGCGGCAGCCTGATCGGCGCGCCGCTGGCCGGCCGCCGGGTGCTGATCGTGGACGACGTGATCACCGCCGGCACCGCGATCCGCGAGGCGCTGGGCATCATCCGCGCCGCCGGCGGCGAACCGGCCGCGATCCTGGTCGCGCTGGACCGCCAGGAGATCGCCGCCGAGGACGACCGCCGCTCGGCGGCGCAGGCGGTGGCCGCCGAGGCCGGCGTTCCTGTGGTCTCGGTCGCGCATCTGGGCGACCTGCTTGCATTCATCGACGGAAACGCAGACCTTGTCGGCTTCCGCGAACCGCTGCTGGCCTACCGGGCCCGCTACGGCTGCGCTTCGTCTGGCTGA